The DNA sequence ACCTATAAGAAAGATTAATCTCTTTCTCCCTGGATAATGCATTACTTGTGATTTGTATTCCGTAAGCAATGCTCTTTTTGGAGCTCTCACAATccatcatttcttttgaaaagttGCCATGCGCATGCTGGGCATTATTATTACAATAGAAAAAGTCTAGGACTgcacaaaaaatttcaaacaagTGGAACATTTATGCAAAAGCTTCTGTGAATTTGTCAAAATTCATTGTCTCTAGGGTTTAACATTAATACCAATATATATAAGTACATTTTGGACTGCTTTCAAGAACGACATGAGTAATATATCGATTTCAGGACCAATGATTGATCATATGAAACGTTGCCTAAAATTTGGGTgtaaaccaaaatatttttatcctcACAATGATTTGTAGGATTTAATATTTCTCCATCGGTAGTCAAGTAAAAGCGAAATATTAGGTAAAAGAATTATAAGTATAAAATGTATtgaatattacaaatttattattaaatgtaagTACTATACCACTTAAAGTATTGATATACTATTGGATGATacttgtttgttttttaaaaatatgcgagatctttgtttttggttaactatacttttcaaattctaaaacaacATTAATTTCTCATTGTTCAGCTATTTATTTGTGTGTGGATGGACATTGTTCAAATTATAATCGTAGAACTTTATAAGTATTGGATGAAGGAAGAATTAGATATGGTTTTGAGTATATTTAAAGAAATGGAAAAGAAGAAACGAGAGAGATTTTAATGGTGAAGAATATTATTAAGCTTTTCATTgtttagtttgaaaaaaaaaattattattatatatgcatTTATGCTTCTCCTTCACAATAGTTatgtaaataaaatgaaagtataaaataaagaaatgcaTAATGCTTAAAAGTTTAATTGAAACatgaaacataaatataaaaccaAGGAAAGATTAATAATGAATGATACATACAAGAATTTATATATGGAATTAAAAGATAGGTGAATCAACATATTCAAATAATGTCTTTAGTAGTTGAATTGCGTAGAAGTTTTCCTTTTACTGTGAAATTAAGAGTTGATATACGATATTTATTGCATAATAAAACTATGATTTTGGTTGCACTAAGAGGTAGTGTTCACTTATATATTACAAGTAGAAATAGGTAAAAGTGATGGAAATTGGTTAAGACATTCGATCTATATACTTTCactaaaagaatttttttaattaatgacaGCAACAAATTTGTCggtaaattcaaatttattaataaattttttgtgcAGTGAGTATCTGAGAATTACTTACTCACAAAAGACAATTTTAGCATGGTAGCCAGTTGTGGTATAAAGGAGATGTAAAAGTTGTAACAATGTTAGTCACTCCCCTATTTCCTAATCACAATGGAACAAAGAAAAAGCTATAAAGTTGAGTAGCGTTGATTATTGATAACAAAGCCACAacaaagcaaaaagcataatgGATTCAACACATCTTGGGCACCCATTTGGGATCTCTGGGGCTGAAGAAGGAAGCGGTAACTTTAGAATTGAGTAATTTGAGTGCCTTCTTAGATTTGATGCACCTGGGAGTCTTGTACTGATTGATGGAAGCTCCTTGGCTGATAAACAAGTCCATCAATGAATCAAAGCTTCCTGGCTCCACCACACGTATCTCCAATGGCCCCACCGACTTGTCATGGCTCCGGCACCGTTTGTATATGTAGTCCAGTTGCTCTTCCACCGCAATGCAACATTCCTCAAGAACACTTCCATCAACCACCACTGTGTTCTCATTCTCAGCTTCTCTCTTCACTGCTTCCTCACCCTTGTACTCTAATTTCTTTCCGTCCATGGTCACAGAAAGGAACACAAGAACTAACACAAGAGTATAGAGTATAAAACTTAATATTCACTTGGTGTGAAATGCATTTAgtgtgtttaattatttatagataaGTATGTATATTATTGCATAAAGTTTTTTTGGCGCTTATTGTTgtgttatttttcaataaaaacgttttatattattttttatcactttatccaaaatttaggtaaaaaaaataagtactgttttttattagtgtatgaTACCTGAAGTAccttgaaacttttttttttgcaagttttgtcCTATTATTTATATGGCCAGATACAGCTCTTCTTAAAaaattcttctcttttctttatttattatttcttaatttatcttTACAACAGTGCAACCCCATTGGAAACAATTAATGTCGATGCCATTCATGATGTGGTCCCCATAGCTACATTTACTTGGTTTCAGCATAATGATTTCAGAACTGAGGTTctaccaaaataaatttttgggtACATTCTACGGAAACAATCATGGAAAATGTTGCATAATAGATAGCACAGCTTCCAAAAGCTTAGTTGTGCTAAGAAACAATGAGAATTAGACAGAGCAACACATGAGCTGAAAAATTTATGGTTTTATGATTATGATGGTCCCCTCATCACTCAATTCCATTggtgtgtgaaaaaaaaaacatcttacTCATTGTACTGTTGTTATCCTTCAAGATGTTGTTCCATGTTAGTTAGATAAGATTAAACATGTTAGCTTGTTGAATGGAATAATTTGATCGGTACAGTATCAGAAGGGATACCCACAACTATGTTAGGGACTTTTTTAACTTTGCATATTTTGAGTGAAAGATAAATACAATAGAAAGAATAATAAGCTAAAGCACAAGGAAGCAGTATTCTCGTTCCTGAATAATCCATAGGACAAGGATGCGAGGTTCGATTCTATAGATACTACATTGGTGGTTAAATAAGGAAGTTATTATGTCTATTCCTCAGATTTTCTGGTAGGAACATCAGACACTGAAGATGGTGGTATGTATGTGTAATAAAGTATTTGGTTCTAGTTTGTGATTGGACATGTATATATTCTTCTCTGcacttttatatttcatatattcaTGTTCTCTCCGTGTTTTGGAATTGAACTGCTTGCTCTTTCTACCAGAAATTGCAGCCATTACGTAATTTCTTTCCATAACTAAGGTAGTATTTAACCGGAAGCTAGTTCTAAAAATATGGTTTAGGCAAAATTAGTTGCAAGCATCAAGAGATCATTGATAGCGTCCATTggttaaagaaataaaaaaaaagttatatattctTGATAGCTTACAAAGATGAaacatgagaaagaaaaaatgtagTAGCAGGCACATATCCTTATCTAGAAAAAGGAGAGAAGAAGTAGTGTCACTGTCGAAGATGTGATGAAGGAAAAGTGTGACAACGTTAACCCAGTTTGAATATCAAATCAATGTCTTTACTGAGGTTGGTTAATGAATGTGAAGGTGGTGTGGCCCTTGTTATCCACATGAAAATTGAGTGGTGAGGTGGTAAAACTTGTTTGCTATTTCTAGGAAGTAGTGATGGTGAAAGGGAAAAGTGATGGTTTTTGCATGAGTGACTAGGTGAGCACATAGGTATGTTAGGAATAATATTGTATTTGAAGTGGTCTTGGTGGAATTCATTATTTGCAGTGAACTCAACTCAAAATACATCTCTACCCTTCAACAATAAATGCGGCGAATGAAGACCGTCACTCCT is a window from the Vigna unguiculata cultivar IT97K-499-35 chromosome 7, ASM411807v1, whole genome shotgun sequence genome containing:
- the LOC114192777 gene encoding probable indole-3-acetic acid-amido synthetase GH3.11; the encoded protein is MDGKKLEYKGEEAVKREAENENTVVVDGSVLEECCIAVEEQLDYIYKRCRSHDKSVGPLEIRVVEPGSFDSLMDLFISQGASINQYKTPRCIKSKKALKLLNSKVTASFFSPRDPKWVPKMC